From the Coffea eugenioides isolate CCC68of chromosome 1, Ceug_1.0, whole genome shotgun sequence genome, the window GCTGTGTAAATACATTAGTTCCAGGATGGCTAGATTCTGGTGGGGTGAGAAAGATGGAAAAAGCAAACTGCATTGGTGTTCCTGGAAGAAGTTGGCTCAAGAAAAGGAGAATGGAGGGTTGGGTTTCAAAGACCTGCTGAGATTTAACAGAGCATTGCTGGGGAAACAGGTGTGGAGACTCTTAACCAATTCTTTCTCTTTTAGTGAGTAAGGTTCTCAAAGCTAAGTATTACCCCAACGAGTCACTACTCAGAAGCAAAGTACCTAAAACAGCCTCCTGGATCTGGCAGAGTATTATGGGAGCAAGAGAGGAGGTGGAGGAAGGTATAAGGAGGAAGATAGGAAATGGGAGGAGCACAATGGTATGGGACGACAAAGGTGGTGGAAAAGGAGAAAGCAGAAGCATTAGGTGAATTCTTGAAGCT encodes:
- the LOC113769211 gene encoding uncharacterized protein LOC113769211, which encodes MAMTTYAMSCFKLSSKLCKYISSRMARFWWGEKDGKSKLHWCSWKKLAQEKENGGLGFKDLLRFNRALLGKQSIMGAREEVEEGIRRKIGNGRSTMVWDDKGGGKGESRSIR